The genomic window TTATACTTCTTTCATGTGTTGGAACAGTGACTGGTTAGGAAAATTTCACTTCACTCAACTTATCAGATGTTATTTTGATCATCTATGGTGGTTTTGTGCAGTATCAAAAATTTTGGACAACAGATCAGCTATGGTGGCAAGGTCTAGCTCGGATTATGGAAGGCAAAGGATACATCAGAGAGGGTGATGAAAAGGTACCTGCTCAAATGATTTTCCATTCTCCTAGTAGTGTCTTTGAAGTCCTCAATTATACCAAGTGTTTACAGTGTATTTCTGTGTCAGCGTTGCTATGCATGTGTAAAACTTAAGAAAATCTCTTGTTTCCTGGGCATCAATCATATGATGGGTTGCTAATTTAGACTCAGGATTTCCTTAGCCTTCTGGCAGCTCCTAGGTCTGATTGCCCTAGCTTTTATTTTGACCTGTTTTCTGATTCTATTAATTAGCGGAGGAAACATTTTTGACACTATTGAATTTGTGATCTTATGGCTGTCTTTTGAACAAGGCAAATTCCTGAAGCTTAGCTGTGGATTGTAagcaaaatttgaaatttgtattttatCGCACTAATCTCCATTGCTTTCTCAAGCATGCAGATTGTAAGTtgtgtttgtttgaaattttggttCTCAGCTAAATTGGTCTAGTATTAAATTCACTGTTTATGCAGAGCCATGTCCAGATAAAATGCCCGGAGCCAACAAAATTAGGACTTGACTATCTGGAATATGATAGAGAGCAACCGCTCTCTGTTTACCCTGAAGCTGATATGCAACTCTCAGTGAACAAACACAAATCATATTCTTCTTTTGCGGAATGGGGCAAAGGTTGGGCTGATCCAGAGATCCGTCGTCAGCGCTTAGAAAGAAAGCAATCAAATAGAAAGCCACGAAAGCCGAGACGGACGAGAAAATCTGGTAAAATGAAACTGGATTTCAAAACCGCCAGGGGTAGAATAGCAGCAAAACTCTTTTCCAAACAGAAGTGAGTAATGATATTAACTGAGTCTTTTGTCCTTGTAAGTGCATGTTTTTGTGTCTTACCCTTCAGCCTTCTTAATATCCCATATAGAACTTCTGATCACAAAAGCATGgtgttttttaaccaaaattggATATGGTGAGATTTAGGTATACTGTTTAATAGCGGTGTCTTTCCATAAGAAAATTACAGGGAAAAATCTCAGAAACATTGTTTcatgacaaagaaaaataaaaaaactcagcTCCATGATGTGAAAAAGGGAGTTGTATTTCGTAAAGCAACGTCACATGTTGCATCTGGTACAATACAAAAGGAGTGCATTAAACAAAAGTGATGTCCCTCGATGAAAGCAAGGAATCATTTGAGCACCATAGATGCATAGACACGAAGAAAAGCATTTCAATATATTCTTTTGTAAATTTGTTCTCCTGATGCATAGACACGAAGAAAAGCTTTGTTCATGGGCTATAGCCATCTTATTTCTGCCATTGCTGGCTTCTCTGCGTCGTTCTTTCTCCTCTTGCCGACCTTGAAGCTGTGGCACAAGCAACAAATCACAAAAGAGAAACTGAGGATTATAGCTGAGGTGTTGGAACATGCTGAAGAGAGGGCTCACAAATTTCAAGAAAGGCATGATCACATACTAGGTCAAATAAGCTCATACTATTTGATCAATCAAGAACTCGGAGATGCATTGGCTGGTGCTAGGGCTGCAATGAATGCGGCAATGGAGTTTGCTCTCAGATTGAGAGAAGTGCAAATGAGAGTCCTGATCAATTTCCCAGATGAAGCTGATCTTTCAATGTTGGATAGCCCATATGCAAATGCAGCCAGGCCTGGGAACAATTAAAGTGCTCAAAAAAGAGCAGCTTCAACATGGGCTTTGGCTTTAGCTGCTCGGCTTGGTCATGCAAAAACTGTTTAATTAATCCAGAGCCTATACTACACTACTAGACATTAGGAAACCATGTGTGTTAATTATTCCTCTTGGCATGTGTATAATGTTTGTTCCCACCCCTTTCTCCCtgtatattttcaataatatgAACTAGCAAGCATCTGCATTGCTATTGTTGTTTATCTTAGCTATGAGCAACATCAtgtacatttttttctttagttttaaaactcgtgCGAACATGGGGTAAAGCCCGGTTTATGTGTTAGAAGAGTTGATTTGAGTCAactctaaaaattaataaaatcaaaacgatattgttttaataaataaaaaagtagttaCCAGGTTAATAGTTGAATTATAATTAGATTAACCTTGATTATTGAATCAATCTTGATTTTCAATTgagttaattaagtttttttttcaattttttctttaacgtAGAATGATTTATACCCTTGAATAATCTGGATCttaaaacaatgattttttcaaCACATGATTATTTGGTGTCAAAATATCATTCTCGCATTGTCCCTTCTTTGTTACCTTAACCTTTCAAGATCTAAACACATCAAAGGGATGCATGATACTTAATTGTATAATGGGGATGAACAGTTGAGCAACTTGCCTTGTGTGTGTATGGTGTAATTGGTGTGCTGAGGCTTAAGAGCTTCTTTCCATCTATGTACTCCTGATTTTGTATTCGTTTGCctcctctatttttatttatgctaatgtcagctttttatttttaaaatcatcttcCTTTAATTCTTATTTGATGGAAGCTTAGGTTACCATACATCTTATCACatcatgataaatttatttgatgtttttacttgtcttttcaatgtttttgtctcttttatatttgtattttttgtcgTATAACACTAaccaaaaacaatctaaaaaaatagaaattcacttcaaaactatcactcacacacacacatataaaaagACATCAACATGCTTGGTTGATAGACTTCAAAACTATcactcacacacacactcatatataaaatgaataatatatatatatatatatatatatatatatatatgagtgtgtgtgtgtgtgtgacttCTATTACAAGACACCAAACAAATAAATCCAGGTGATCTATACATTTTAGTCATGTACTAGATCAGTGACCTGTGCTACGCCATggaccaatatttttttaacttgaaaaattaaatgcttaagcaatgatagttttttaaataagtaaaaaaaactcaaaacttgGATCATTAACTTGACTAAATCCAATAAGATCGGGTAATCTAATAATCTGATTTAAATTGTAGGCAACGATAGCAAacgaatcataaaaaaaacacttgacaATAATTAACTCGAAAAATAAGCATACTCgtgaggagaagaaagaaaaaaccattagACTTGTCGTCATTCCACAGTGGACATCACCCACcaccaaaagatttttttgagaCGGTTCAAAACCAATTGCCAAAGGTTGCAAGACAATAGCAAAAGAAGTTGTGTGGGCCGTTAAAGTAACGCCtcgaaaaaaaacccaactcaaACACAATTAAGTGAGCATCCACCTATATTCAATTAATtgattctatttaattaaagaaaaccatttattttggaaaaaaaataattttaacaagtaacaacaaataaaaagacttgagatgatccaatcaattttttttaaaaaataaaaggatagaaCAAACAGAGctcaatctctaattaaataaacactAAAGAATGAAGAGtgataaaacaaaaccaaagcagTCCAAAGTGAACCTCTTAAGctaggttaatttttcaaacttgcaACCCGTGAAATCCTAGATGCTGGCTTAGTCAAGAAGCTCAAAatctaaatcaatttaatgttgaatgatgaaatcgggttaaaaaatatcaatataaaaaacttggcaaataaaaaaatgaaaaacaatcaaagaaaaaagaaaaaaatataataggaaaaaatgatggagggtgagattgtaaaaaaaaatcaattatctcGGATtacataaatatcaattaaaagaatggctaccaaagggaaaaaattgaacaaggacaaaatcaaaataaaattttaatttcataaattatttaaggtaaaacaaataataaccaaaaaaacatagACTAAAATAAAGGGAAAGAGAGGTTgacaaaatttcaatttcataaatcattttaaataaaacaaataataatcaaaagaacatgGTGCAAACACCGagaaagagagataaaaaaaaaggttgtcaGCATCAAACTAGAGTTCCTTTTAGTGCACGCACCGCTAGGTCATGGAAAAAATACTGAAAAGAATCTCATGTCATCCCTATACAATGTTTTTGACCGCTGGAATTAGCTGCACGCTCTCATCCAAAGACAGTGGAGGGGCTAACACGTGCACAACATGcgtcaatgtattttttaaaaattactttttatttatgaaattaacaAACTGTATCTATCCTAACCcgataatagaaaaaaaaaacaccagtgCAATGACAATAATACCTTTCGACCCAATATGTAGGAATTTGAATTCGAAGGGCAATAAGGGACTTTTAATTTGcttatctgaaaaaaaaaatgaaaaagcccATCATTGcaagttaaagttttttttgatCGATTTCAAGTGGTTCCATTGCAAAGACACTTTTACCCTTGGTTATTAACATGTGAGGTTTTTTTTCAAGGGTAGTACAATAAAAACACTATTCCCATCTACAATGTAATGTGTTTAGGAAAACCACGTTTTTACCATCTCTTcacttgttttttaagaaatatttccaatataaattcaattttaaattcatattttaccatatatgatataaatttgataaattaataatcttgattaaatgatattattggtCAATCCTGATTTGGGACCAATGtggtaaattaataatttgctaaatttataagataatatattttataaaaaacaagtttcacTTGAGATATAAATTGATAATCTTTTAATAGATCAagattatacatatataaaactcTATTGACAGGTCTTTATAAAATATgactctaattttatttatttgttttcaaattgatGTCTTTTTGAACCTCATCTCTAATTTTTCTCGATTTGCCGAGAAGTTTGGTGTGGTGTTCCTGTACTGCAAGTGAAAATTATGCAATCTATTGTTGATTTGAGTGCATATTTGGGTGAGACGAGGGGCACATATAcatatctattatttttaatttaatttttttttgttcttgtcgATGACATTCCTAATAATTTGTTTGTCACTTGACAAACATAAAgttgccttattttttttattgttagttCACATTATACTTAACATCCATTGTATCATGATATTTCAATTCTTTAGTTAGAGCATGTAATTTTCGAATCCCTATACCATATGAATATTGATTCAAATTATTTGAAGTCATATTTTCCATGgacttaattttataatgttaaaagCAATTTGCAATTATACCTGCTTGAACATTTATTATCCTAGTCAGTATTGCAAGATTCATTGcatctaaatatttattttctatgaatttaagattttaatttcataattattcataagaattttagtaaaattaaagataacaaTGCATCTTCAAAACTCGTATAATCATTGTATCACAAAGCTAtatctttgatgttttattggatgacagagaaaaaaaattcaatgttttttaattttactaaatCATTAACTTAtccattaataatatttatattgattaataaatcttcACGGtccaaaaaatatcaatttataattatttaaatactcACACACACGCATGTTTATCATCACTTTAAGATTTTCAGCTATAAACTCACATCAGCAATTATCTCCACGGATTGCCAGCATGGCAAATCCAACGACTCACATACCTCACCCACACACCAACCCAAAACCAAACTCTCATTTTCATTTACCAATTTCAAAAACCCAGGATCGCCAACCTGTCGCGATCTCACCGCCCATTCTAATCTCAAACCCAAATCTTCTCGGATCGCCAACGTGTCACACTCCGCTATAAATGCCCAAACACCCTCGGTCCATCCCCTTCAAATCCCGCTCTCCAGTTTCAGTTCCCTCTCAGAAAACGCTACCGTTTGAACCCGCATCTCAATATCTCTCAATTCTTTTCAATTCCCTGTAACAATGGAGGCAACGACAAAGGCAACCAAAGGTGCTGGAGGAAGAAGAGGTGGAGACCGCAAGAAGTCCGTTTCAAAATCGATCAAAGCTGGCCTTCAATTCCCTGTTGGTCGGATCTCTCGGTTCTTGAAGAAAGGTCGTTACGCTAAGCGTCTTGGTTCTGGTGCTCCCATTTACATGGCTGCCGTTCTTGAATACCTCGCTGCTGAGGTACATCCCGTGTTGCCGTTTTGAACCATCCctgtttcctttgtttttgaGAAATGTCTAATGTTtcgatctttttttatttaaaaatttcagatctatttttttttcggtGTTCCTATGGAAGAACAAtcgtttttcctttttaaatcaaaattagtagtctgtctttgttttaatttctttggttCTAATCCATagataaccctttttttttttcaatacaatcatctatttttgtattttaatttgtttcatttcatGTTTCTAGGTGCTGGAGTTGGCTGGAAATGCAGCGAGAGACAACAAGAAGACCAGGATCAACCCAAGACACGTCTTGTTGGCTGTAAGAAACGATGAAGAGCTCGGAAAATTGCTGCAAGGAGTTACAATAGCAAGCGGCGGAGTGTTACCTAACATTAACCCAGTACTTTTGCCTAAGAAAACTTCAGGTAGTGAGAAATCTTCTGGGTCAGAGccaaaatcacctaaaaagGCCTAAAACCACTTGTAATAAAATCaggttttattttgttgtatgACGACCGGTTGTTATCCAATGTAGTAGGAATTTAGACGGGCAGTTTAGTTTGTTCTTTACAAgttgtttatgtttttgatgCACAAAGATAATGTAGCAGCAGCCGCCGCCGCAGCTCTCATgtttatcaaatatttaatggAAAGGTTTCTTCTTTCCATCGCATGTGTTTCGCTCTCTTGGTGTGTGTGGTTGCTCAAATCCATAGCATGGAAAGGTTTCTTCTTTCCAAAGCGCCAATTTATCGAGCTTTCGTAACCCCGAGTGGGCATTTGGGGGTTTCAAAACTCGAAGTTTTGGCTATGATGGCATTCGTAAACTGGGAAATTGGCGCTTTGGGGAGAGATGCTAGATTTTTTGGCCATGTCTAGCAATGAGAACATAATATCATAGTTAAAAGTAAAGCATGGTCAGGAACTTCAAAATCTCCAGCTTTCCAATTCACAAACGTTTCCTCAATGGAAGTGTTTAAATTGACCTTTTTCTTAATATGAACTCGCAGTTTGTGAAatggaatataaaaaaaaaccttgtctGGATGCTACAGCATTTCCTTGGCTGTTATATGGGGGCGATGAAAATATAGAGAAGCTTCCCTGGCCTTGAAATCGTTCCAAAGAGCCAATTTTCAGGAGCTCTCTGAAATTGTATAGCTTGTTTGATGAACAGAAGAACGTCAAACATTGAACGTATTAACACTATTGGGGTGGTTTTGTTAAATCACTGTCAAGCCTCATCCTTTACCttcaataagataaaaaaaggattgCCAGGTTGAGTATTCTGGCTCTGCCAACTGATCACCTAAGAAATGCTTGTCCCTTTCATCACGCTCACAGTCAAGGCTACTATTTTACATGAATTTACAGGGCACCATTATTAACAAAAAGCACGCACCAGAACCTTTTCTTACACCGCCCAACAATGGGGTTAATCCCAAGCCGATTTTAGTTACTCGCATGTTTATATGTAAAATTAATTCCAGTCTCCtgagaaaataatattaacaatatttaccCCCAAATTTATTGACTCAGAAATTCTCCACGTTCAGGAAATTGATATATTCAAGCTGGATCATCTCCCCACCAGTCACAGGGTCAAACTCACATCTATAGAAACTGCAAAACCATCCAGTAAACAACTTCGTTAAGATTATTCATGATCATTATTACAAAATTTAGGTgcagtaaatattaaaaacacgATCCATCCATGAATTACAGTGATATATTCATAATCAAAACAAGATATACATACAATCTTGTCCACTTAAAGCTGATTGAAGATCCACTGTTATCGTAACTAATACAAAACATATTCCGATGGGAGTCGAAATCATTGAGGCATATGAACCAATCATAGTATTAGAATGGACACATGGTAATATGGTTTATGTGATTACCGAAGATAACTTCTCATTAACTCTTGAATTCATCAACTAACTTGCAGAGTCTAGGTTCGATGGGAATTCAAACCCAGCACAATTGAGAAAAATCAGCTCAACTTGTTATGAATATGGAATGACACAATGATATCAGTAACACTACTTCTAAACGATTGTTCATCTATGCTCATCAGAATAAAGCAACAAGGGTTTTTAGTAGAAGCAGAATGAGACAAATCCAAAGCATATTCCCATGGAAGCCGAAGGAGCCACTATGGTCGAGGCATAAGAACTAAGCATATTATGAGAATGGACATCATTGcattaatatgatttttgctatttttccAAAGACATTTTCACTATCAGCCCTAGGGATAACCTCCTAGCACACCACCCAGGGAACCATGCGAGTGCCAGGAAGAAAACAGGACAATGGATTGATTCAATTACCACAACAATCTGGTTTTTCATTACCTTCCATCCATGCCAATGATGACAATGGTGTTCTTCTGGTGGCCAAACCCAACACAGTACTGCAAACCTTCAGGTAATCGAAACCGAGCTACTGACCACTCAGAGCTGAAATACTTTGGCAATACCCCTGTAAAATAATGAGAGAAGCCCAATATAAGCTTCACTTCCAAACAATGATATCAAAACCTAAAGGGAAGTTATCTAGCAGGCTTGTACACTCGCCAATGACAATCAAAGATTCTCTGACCCATGCAAACTAATGAACTGGATTTAGAACTCATATCTTAACCTATGCAAGAGTGTAACATGCCCAGCTACTAAAATTTACTGGCTCCTATAGCCTTCAAATAACTGCTAGCACTAACTTCTCAGGAGTTCACACTAACTAGCACAGTATTTATAGTTCAAAGAATAAGTGACAATAAATAGGGAAATTACCTTTGAAAATGGAAAGAGATGAAAGTCTAGAATGAATTGGTTCAGATGCAAAGTGAGATCTATCATTTGGCAATGAGGGCAGGGACCCTGAATCAACCTTGAGACTAAAGATATGTACAGTTCCCTTGTCGCTTGAGACAGCTAGGAACTGAGCATTGGACGAGAATGCAAGGCTGTAGATATCTGCTCTATCCGCACCTCTCCTAACCTAGCATGGGGCACAAGAAATCATTGAACATTAGCAAATAGCATCAACAAACCACAGACAGGAAATTGGGTGTTTCTAGCTGGATGAAAATCTAGCACAAACACATGCTTACTTAATCGACCAAAAACAGAAATTGGACACATGTTCAATTATGtttccaacaaaaacaaattaaaaattcaagctCATAAAACATTCAAACCTAAagatcttattcttttttttatagaaaccTCATGATCTCATTACATTACATGCTCACTGCTTAAAAATCCGTTATCAATCACTTTACAATTCTTTGATTTATGCAACTACACtgcattttcttataaaagaaataagctAAATCTTCAATCAACAAGAGTGGCTGCGCACTTGTCTAATGTGATCAAAATTGGCAAAATCACATTAACATACCCATTAATTAATCACTGTGAAAATCATCCTTGCCAAAACTACCTCATGCAGACATATGCTCGCATCCAAAAAGTTCATTCCTTTCTACTTACAATCAcatcaacaaaattttaacaCCAATTAAGATTACAACAGACTCCAAAAACACCACAGCTAATTAGCTTACTAATCACCATAATCACAACCACATTGTCACATAATCAAACTAATTAGCTTACCAATTACCATACCTCTTGCAACAAAGTACCATCCAAAGAATTAAACACTCTAATCAAAGTCCCTTTACTGCTCGCCGTCGCTAACCTCCTCCCATCTTGAGTTAAACTCATACAAACAACTCTTGAATCATGCGCCATAACAAACTTACTCTTCTTGGACCCAAAATTCTCCACTCTAATTTGCCCCTTTTGCAACCctaaacaaaccaaaaccatCGGTGACGAATTATGCGAAATCTCACACAGTCCAGTAGGGTTCGAAACCGtctcaatttgattcaataactTCAAGTCCAAGAAATTATAAACAAAGATCTTTTGATTCAACACAACAACGATCATATCGCGACGAAGTTTCACGTTTTTCACCTCTGACCGGAACGATAATTCTCCGACACACCGAGAATCATGATCGTCCCAAATCATCACTTTGTTTCTGGGGTACATAGGGTCGGGTCCGCCACAGACTAGGCAGAAGATGTTGCTGCGGTAAAGCATGGCGACCAATCCGATGCCGCTGTGTGTGTCTATGTCGCGGCGGAATGAGGGTTTGAATGGGTCCGTGTCGAAGATCCGGAACCCGTTTTGGAGTCCAACTAAGAAGCAGGTGTGGTTTTGGTTGAAGGATAGGTGGTAGATTGGCGGGGTTGCTACTCGATTCGGGTTGTGGGTTATGGCGGCGGCGGTTGAAGAGGTTTTGGGATGGTCGGGTTCGAAATCGCACCCGGGTCGGGTCGCCATGAGAGGTTTGGGGTTGAAGAGAGTAGAGTGTTGAGAGGGGATAGGTTTTTGCGGGGATTTTATACCTCATGATGACACTTGGCAAGGTAAAGTTTAATCTAGTCCTTATATTAATacaacattttattaaaatccaAACCAATCACCATGATCACAAATTGAATA from Populus trichocarpa isolate Nisqually-1 chromosome 5, P.trichocarpa_v4.1, whole genome shotgun sequence includes these protein-coding regions:
- the LOC18098681 gene encoding probable histone H2A.5 produces the protein MEATTKATKGAGGRRGGDRKKSVSKSIKAGLQFPVGRISRFLKKGRYAKRLGSGAPIYMAAVLEYLAAEVLELAGNAARDNKKTRINPRHVLLAVRNDEELGKLLQGVTIASGGVLPNINPVLLPKKTSGSEKSSGSEPKSPKKA
- the LOC18098682 gene encoding autophagy-related protein 18a, which translates into the protein MATRPGCDFEPDHPKTSSTAAAITHNPNRVATPPIYHLSFNQNHTCFLVGLQNGFRIFDTDPFKPSFRRDIDTHSGIGLVAMLYRSNIFCLVCGGPDPMYPRNKVMIWDDHDSRCVGELSFRSEVKNVKLRRDMIVVVLNQKIFVYNFLDLKLLNQIETVSNPTGLCEISHNSSPMVLVCLGLQKGQIRVENFGSKKSKFVMAHDSRVVCMSLTQDGRRLATASSKGTLIRVFNSLDGTLLQEVRRGADRADIYSLAFSSNAQFLAVSSDKGTVHIFSLKVDSGSLPSLPNDRSHFASEPIHSRLSSLSIFKGVLPKYFSSEWSVARFRLPEGLQYCVGFGHQKNTIVIIGMDGSFYRCEFDPVTGGEMIQLEYINFLNVENF